One genomic window of Halorubrum hochsteinianum includes the following:
- a CDS encoding hydantoinase/oxoprolinase family protein: protein MGGRTDDPRAIGVDVGGTFTDVALSLGGDLVTAKVPSTEDQSEAVVAGIEKACEAAGIDPESVTEFSHAMTVSVNALLENDGARTAIVTTEGFRDVLEIGRQTRPSLYDLDAEKPTPLVPRRRRFEVAERATPDGIERAVDDGDVEALVADLREADVESVAVCLLHAYASPENERRVAAGLREALDVPVSASHEVLPEFREYERTSTTAVDAYVRPAIDGYVGRLTERARDLGLPRPRIMQANGGVTDADTVRRNAVTTVLSGPAAGVVGASAAAATDADRDGLVTFDMGGTSSDVSLVRDGEVARTTESVIADRPIGTPMVDVETVGAGGGSIAWVDAGGALRIGPRSAGADPGPACYGKGGTEPTVTDADLVLGYVGADTDLGGDLSLDAAAARDALADLADEAGMDGPVAAALGVHRVANADMSRAIRSVTVERGHDPRAFGLVAFGGAGPMHAVSIADGLDIDRVVVPHASGVLSAYGLLAADETRDAVRTRQGPLAGVEGDAVDEVYGELTDRLLGEVSDPDAARVEYAADLRYEGQSFELTVDVERPFDPVAAGERFAAAHESAYGYRADEPVELVNCRATATVPRSAPAVESVGGGDAEPRTTREAVFPEGTRETPVYDRERFPADEAVAGPAVVEGAESTVVVPPGWGVRLRGDGALVAEVSDA, encoded by the coding sequence ATGGGCGGGCGAACCGATGATCCCCGAGCGATCGGCGTCGACGTCGGCGGCACGTTCACCGACGTGGCGCTCTCGCTCGGCGGCGACCTCGTCACCGCGAAGGTGCCGAGCACCGAGGACCAGAGCGAGGCCGTCGTCGCGGGGATCGAGAAGGCCTGCGAGGCGGCCGGCATCGACCCCGAGAGCGTGACGGAGTTCTCCCACGCGATGACCGTCTCCGTCAACGCGCTGCTGGAGAACGACGGCGCGCGGACCGCGATCGTGACGACCGAGGGGTTCCGCGACGTGCTTGAGATCGGCCGTCAGACCCGCCCGTCGCTGTACGACCTCGACGCCGAGAAGCCGACGCCGCTCGTCCCCAGACGACGCCGGTTCGAGGTCGCCGAGCGCGCGACCCCCGACGGGATCGAGCGCGCGGTCGACGACGGGGACGTCGAGGCGCTCGTCGCCGACCTCCGCGAGGCGGACGTCGAGTCCGTCGCGGTCTGCCTCCTCCACGCCTACGCCAGCCCGGAGAACGAGCGGCGGGTCGCGGCGGGGCTGCGCGAGGCGCTCGACGTGCCGGTGTCGGCCTCCCACGAGGTCCTGCCCGAGTTCCGCGAGTACGAGCGCACGTCGACGACGGCCGTCGACGCGTACGTGCGGCCGGCGATCGACGGGTACGTCGGCCGCCTCACCGAGCGGGCGCGGGACCTCGGCCTCCCGCGGCCGCGGATCATGCAGGCCAACGGCGGCGTCACCGACGCCGACACCGTCAGGCGGAACGCCGTGACGACCGTCCTCTCGGGCCCCGCGGCGGGCGTCGTGGGCGCGAGCGCCGCGGCGGCGACCGACGCCGACCGCGACGGGCTGGTCACCTTCGACATGGGGGGTACCTCCAGCGACGTGAGCCTCGTCCGCGACGGCGAGGTCGCACGGACCACGGAGTCCGTGATCGCCGACCGACCGATCGGGACGCCGATGGTCGACGTCGAGACGGTGGGAGCCGGCGGCGGGTCGATCGCGTGGGTCGACGCCGGCGGCGCGCTCCGGATCGGCCCGCGCTCGGCCGGGGCCGACCCCGGTCCCGCCTGCTACGGCAAGGGCGGCACGGAGCCGACCGTCACGGACGCGGACCTCGTCTTGGGCTACGTCGGGGCGGACACCGACCTCGGCGGCGACCTCTCGCTCGACGCGGCGGCCGCCCGCGACGCGCTCGCCGACCTCGCCGACGAGGCGGGGATGGACGGGCCGGTCGCGGCCGCGTTGGGGGTCCACCGCGTCGCGAACGCCGACATGAGCCGCGCGATCCGCTCGGTCACCGTCGAGCGCGGCCACGACCCCCGGGCGTTCGGGCTCGTCGCGTTCGGCGGTGCCGGTCCGATGCACGCCGTCTCGATCGCGGACGGACTCGACATCGACCGCGTCGTCGTCCCCCACGCGTCCGGCGTCCTGTCGGCGTACGGGCTGCTCGCGGCCGACGAGACCCGCGACGCGGTGCGGACCCGACAGGGCCCGCTCGCCGGAGTCGAGGGTGACGCGGTCGACGAAGTCTACGGGGAGTTGACGGACCGACTGCTGGGCGAGGTCAGCGATCCGGACGCGGCGCGGGTGGAGTACGCCGCTGACCTCCGGTACGAAGGGCAGAGCTTCGAACTCACCGTCGACGTCGAGCGGCCGTTCGACCCGGTGGCGGCCGGCGAGCGGTTCGCGGCGGCCCACGAGTCGGCGTACGGCTACCGCGCGGACGAACCGGTCGAACTCGTGAACTGCCGCGCCACGGCGACGGTCCCGCGGAGCGCGCCCGCGGTCGAGTCCGTCGGCGGCGGCGACGCGGAACCGCGGACCACCCGCGAGGCGGTGTTCCCCGAAGGGACCCGCGAGACCCCCGTCTACGACCGCGAGCGGTTCCCGGCCGACGAGGCGGTGGCGGGGCCCGCGGTGGTCGAGGGCGCGGAGAGCACGGTCGTCGTGCCGCCGGGATGGGGCGTGCGACTGCGCGGCGACGGCGCGCTGGTCGCGGAGGTGAGCGAC